A region from the Candidatus Electrothrix scaldis genome encodes:
- a CDS encoding lysylphosphatidylglycerol synthase transmembrane domain-containing protein codes for MSGKKKNLLLLAKIVFSTTLMYILYRRIPLEELKEVMSSLNYLYFLPIGLLLFVNTVLSALKWRLFLSADGVDIPLSTLTMTYLIGSFYNLFLPSNIGGDSYRIYDIGQKSRENVRAAASVFADRFSGFLALVSLSLISSVLVAREFNNFFFFLAPLLIFLIMLVVLIALIKEKPVRALLSLTRLNRFPFLVKLTEKFFLSFQCYGADRKLLTQVMLISFVFQLSVIFIVQLLALSLHASVSFFYFSAFVPLITLMEALPISVFGLGLRDVGYVFFFGWVGMTDIQTRSLALLFLGTSLGYSLIGGLVYLFRLLTSRPTNPADAPTS; via the coding sequence ATGAGTGGGAAGAAAAAAAATCTGCTGCTCCTGGCCAAGATAGTCTTCAGTACAACCCTGATGTATATCCTTTATCGCAGGATTCCTCTGGAAGAGTTGAAGGAAGTTATGAGCTCCTTGAATTATCTTTATTTTCTGCCCATTGGCCTGCTGCTTTTTGTTAATACAGTCTTGAGCGCCTTAAAATGGCGTCTTTTTTTGTCTGCTGATGGCGTTGATATCCCGCTCTCAACCCTGACGATGACCTATTTGATCGGCAGCTTTTATAACCTTTTCTTACCCTCAAATATTGGTGGAGACTCGTACCGAATTTACGATATTGGACAAAAAAGCAGGGAGAACGTGCGGGCAGCCGCATCCGTCTTTGCCGATCGTTTTTCCGGTTTTCTCGCTCTGGTTTCCCTGAGCTTAATTTCTTCCGTCCTTGTTGCGCGAGAGTTTAATAATTTTTTCTTTTTTCTCGCCCCCTTGTTGATTTTCCTGATTATGCTTGTGGTGCTCATTGCTTTGATCAAAGAGAAACCTGTACGGGCTCTGCTCAGTCTGACCCGATTGAATCGTTTTCCCTTTCTGGTAAAGCTGACAGAAAAGTTCTTTCTTTCTTTTCAATGCTACGGCGCTGACCGCAAGTTGTTGACGCAGGTGATGCTGATATCCTTTGTGTTTCAGTTATCAGTGATTTTTATTGTCCAGCTCCTGGCTCTGTCTCTGCACGCCTCAGTTTCTTTTTTTTATTTCAGTGCTTTTGTGCCGCTTATCACCTTGATGGAAGCCCTCCCCATTTCTGTCTTCGGTTTAGGGCTACGGGATGTGGGGTATGTATTTTTCTTTGGTTGGGTTGGCATGACTGATATTCAGACCCGCTCACTGGCCCTGCTGTTTTTGGGGACCTCGTTGGGTTACTCGCTGATTGGGGGACTTGTCTACTTGTTCCGCCTGCTGACATCTCGGCCAACGAATCCAGCAGATGCTCCTACATCTTGA
- a CDS encoding rhodanese-related (seleno)protein has protein sequence MKKILFLVSIFLFVGSLAVSLAAEAPRISKEELKALMESGDAVIMDARSKAGWEFSDYKIKGAIRTPLDTVDEWLDSIPKDKTLVVYCSUHSEGSSASLARKLIEDKGLKNVYALKGGWNEWNKQEDKDAYPVEKK, from the coding sequence ATGAAGAAAATTTTGTTTCTGGTCTCAATATTCCTCTTTGTTGGGTCCTTAGCAGTGTCACTTGCTGCTGAGGCTCCGCGTATAAGCAAAGAAGAGCTGAAGGCGCTGATGGAATCAGGCGATGCGGTTATTATGGATGCACGCTCCAAAGCTGGTTGGGAGTTCAGCGACTATAAGATTAAAGGGGCTATTCGTACCCCGCTGGACACCGTTGACGAATGGCTGGACAGCATCCCCAAAGACAAGACCTTGGTCGTCTACTGTTCCTGACACAGTGAAGGCAGCAGTGCCAGTTTGGCACGCAAGTTGATTGAGGACAAAGGCTTAAAGAATGTCTATGCCCTTAAGGGTGGCTGGAACGAGTGGAATAAACAGGAAGATAAGGATGCTTATCCGGTAGAAAAAAAATAA
- a CDS encoding lysylphosphatidylglycerol synthase domain-containing protein, producing the protein MLNHRFLLNTLLSLGISFLLVAVLINGIDGTAELAIRPKLFSVLAHTTRNALLFYMLASVLQTFFRTLRYRVLLKSSIENDDELPVFLHLFMVTMSRNMFTDMLPARLGELSYIAMLNLGFKVKADACLSSLALSFVFDLIALAFLLLGMIWYQVFFSGVELWLVGTLTLLLLICGFLLLVLFPVLRRVSNRLSLFFAHNEAKNERIRKAVSFFRDTSVALQKAAHRGILGKVLLLSLGVRLAKYAGLYLLFCGVVSGSFTDITKDLVHVVIALVSAEAGAGLPVPTFMSFGTYEAGGTLALVALGASKASSVVVMLALHIWSQLIDYAFGIGATILFVLSVVKRTHLVKKAQLPQAKSWKLFSLTLLLLFIGALFLGVQVWKMRKKGWFHPPSPGNSIAVPSAAERRTNPVFDNLHGFVVWSSNRFGNHDLVMLTLPELELTRLTTDPHTEYFPRISPDGTKVVFCRSQEPWVSQRNKFAWNTWLLDLATGTTQLLAKDANTPTWSTDGEKVYFVRQANQFVEYTLANQKEVVVFETGKNQHLNSTIELETPTWSETRQGLAVTLRGGARGTFIMNKDKSIEQVGKGCQLNWSPDSSFLYFVDHTKGGGNAFFKVDPESLERKLWFDAPGAFSHEYFPKASNTGDMLVFGASTGGHEHDRADYEIFLWPIGTPMGNTARLSFHTGNDNWPDIFLY; encoded by the coding sequence ATGCTTAATCATAGGTTTTTGCTCAACACGCTTCTGTCCTTAGGCATTTCCTTTCTTCTTGTTGCCGTTCTCATTAATGGCATTGACGGAACAGCAGAGCTTGCCATCCGCCCGAAACTTTTTTCCGTACTGGCTCATACCACAAGGAATGCTTTATTGTTCTATATGCTGGCAAGTGTTTTACAAACCTTCTTTCGAACACTCCGGTATCGAGTACTCCTCAAAAGCTCTATAGAAAATGATGATGAGCTACCGGTTTTTTTACATCTTTTTATGGTGACAATGAGCAGGAATATGTTTACCGACATGTTGCCTGCTCGTTTAGGCGAACTGAGCTATATCGCCATGCTTAATCTGGGATTCAAAGTCAAGGCAGATGCCTGTCTCAGCTCTTTGGCTCTGTCTTTTGTCTTCGATTTAATAGCCTTGGCTTTTTTGCTGCTCGGAATGATCTGGTATCAGGTCTTCTTTTCCGGCGTGGAGCTGTGGCTTGTTGGGACCTTGACCCTTCTTTTGTTGATCTGCGGGTTTCTCCTGCTCGTTCTTTTTCCTGTACTTCGTAGGGTGAGTAACCGTCTTTCTTTATTTTTTGCACACAACGAGGCTAAGAATGAAAGAATAAGAAAGGCGGTGAGCTTTTTTCGAGATACTTCTGTTGCTTTGCAAAAAGCAGCTCATCGCGGCATACTTGGCAAAGTGCTCCTCCTCTCATTAGGAGTTCGTCTTGCAAAATATGCAGGTCTTTATCTCTTGTTTTGCGGAGTGGTATCAGGCTCATTTACTGATATCACAAAAGACCTTGTCCATGTTGTTATTGCATTGGTTAGCGCCGAAGCAGGAGCTGGTTTGCCTGTCCCGACATTCATGAGTTTCGGCACCTATGAAGCAGGTGGAACCTTGGCTCTTGTTGCCCTGGGAGCAAGCAAAGCGAGCTCGGTTGTGGTCATGCTTGCCCTCCATATCTGGAGTCAGCTCATTGACTATGCCTTTGGAATCGGAGCGACAATTCTTTTTGTTTTGTCTGTCGTAAAGAGAACGCATCTTGTGAAAAAGGCACAGCTACCTCAAGCGAAGTCTTGGAAATTATTTTCTTTGACTTTGCTTCTCCTTTTTATTGGAGCGCTTTTCTTAGGGGTTCAGGTCTGGAAGATGCGTAAAAAAGGTTGGTTTCATCCACCGAGCCCTGGTAACTCGATAGCTGTACCAAGCGCAGCAGAGCGAAGAACAAATCCTGTTTTTGATAACCTGCATGGTTTTGTAGTTTGGAGTAGTAATAGATTCGGTAATCATGACTTAGTTATGTTAACCTTGCCGGAGCTAGAACTCACCCGCTTGACAACAGACCCGCATACGGAGTATTTTCCTCGGATTTCACCGGATGGTACTAAGGTTGTTTTTTGCCGCTCCCAGGAGCCTTGGGTCTCTCAACGAAATAAATTTGCTTGGAATACATGGCTCTTGGATTTAGCAACTGGCACAACGCAGTTACTTGCAAAGGATGCCAATACTCCGACTTGGTCTACTGATGGGGAAAAGGTTTATTTTGTTCGACAGGCAAATCAGTTTGTCGAATATACCCTTGCCAATCAAAAAGAAGTTGTGGTATTTGAAACAGGAAAGAATCAGCATCTGAACTCCACGATTGAGCTTGAAACCCCAACTTGGAGCGAGACCCGGCAAGGCTTAGCGGTAACCTTACGCGGTGGAGCAAGGGGTACCTTTATTATGAATAAAGATAAATCGATTGAGCAGGTAGGAAAGGGATGCCAGCTAAATTGGTCGCCGGATTCCTCATTTCTCTACTTCGTTGACCATACCAAGGGCGGTGGAAACGCCTTTTTCAAGGTCGATCCAGAAAGCTTAGAAAGAAAACTTTGGTTTGATGCGCCTGGAGCATTCAGCCATGAATACTTCCCTAAGGCCTCCAATACGGGGGACATGCTGGTTTTTGGGGCAAGTACAGGAGGACATGAGCATGACAGGGCAGACTATGAAATATTTCTCTGGCCGATTGGAACGCCTATGGGAAATACAGCAAGGCTGAGTTTCCATACCGGTAATGATAATTGGCCTGATATTTTTTTGTATTAA
- the argS gene encoding arginine--tRNA ligase: MIRSQVKTLVDQCFQQGVEQGLWSDAAANIYNVEVPRHEGQGDFSTNFAMVLAGKEKRNPREIAGQLVDLLNKDDDLLEKVEIAGPGFVNLFLKPSVWSTVLTPINEQGKEFGLSDIGKDKKVLVEFVSANPTGPLSVGHGRNAILGDTIARLLQATGHDVTREYYFNNAGRQMRVLADSLRARYLEKLGLDNEFPEDGYQGDYIYEIAQGMIDEAGDGFVEAADQNVFRKRAQNAIFADIDATLKRIGITFDSYYNEHTLYEEGLIEDVVAELRKKGLVYEQDDATWFKTTEFGEQQDRVIIKNTGEPTYRLPDIAYHREKFRRGFDWMINVFGADHIATVPDVLAGVEALGYDKSKIHVVLYQFVTLLRDGKQVKMSTRKATFVTVDELVDEVGVDALRFFFLMRKYDSQLEFDLEVAKAQSQENPVYYVQYAHARLCSIERMAEEKGVSMPVFAETDLSLLKEEEEYQLLKTLATYPALVADAATDLAPHRIIFFLMELAGNFHSFYNKHKVVTEDQQLTAARLCLCQGIKTVLANGLDLVGLAAPDKM, encoded by the coding sequence ATGATACGATCTCAAGTAAAAACACTTGTTGACCAATGTTTCCAGCAGGGCGTAGAACAGGGCCTCTGGTCTGATGCCGCCGCAAATATCTATAACGTGGAAGTACCCCGCCATGAGGGCCAGGGTGATTTTTCCACCAACTTCGCTATGGTGCTGGCTGGCAAGGAGAAACGCAATCCCCGTGAAATCGCCGGGCAGTTGGTGGACTTACTGAACAAGGATGATGATTTGCTGGAGAAAGTGGAAATTGCTGGCCCCGGCTTTGTCAATCTCTTCCTCAAACCCTCGGTCTGGAGTACAGTCCTTACTCCCATCAACGAGCAGGGTAAGGAGTTCGGTCTTTCTGATATCGGTAAAGATAAAAAAGTCCTGGTGGAGTTTGTCAGTGCTAACCCCACTGGCCCGCTGAGCGTGGGGCATGGACGTAACGCCATCCTTGGGGATACCATTGCCCGTCTCCTTCAGGCCACCGGCCATGATGTCACCCGCGAGTACTATTTTAATAATGCAGGTCGCCAGATGCGCGTCTTGGCAGACTCCCTGCGCGCTCGCTATCTGGAAAAGCTGGGCCTGGACAATGAGTTCCCGGAAGACGGCTACCAGGGCGATTATATTTACGAGATTGCTCAGGGCATGATCGACGAGGCAGGCGATGGTTTCGTGGAAGCGGCGGATCAGAATGTCTTCCGTAAGCGGGCCCAGAATGCCATTTTTGCGGACATTGATGCCACCCTGAAGCGCATCGGCATTACCTTTGATTCCTACTATAACGAGCACACCCTATACGAGGAAGGCCTGATTGAGGATGTGGTTGCTGAACTGAGGAAAAAAGGCCTGGTCTATGAGCAGGATGATGCCACCTGGTTTAAGACCACAGAATTCGGTGAACAGCAGGACCGGGTGATTATTAAAAATACCGGTGAACCCACCTATCGTCTCCCGGATATAGCCTACCATCGGGAAAAATTTCGGCGTGGTTTTGACTGGATGATCAACGTATTTGGCGCCGACCATATTGCCACAGTTCCTGATGTCCTGGCTGGTGTTGAGGCCCTGGGATACGATAAGTCCAAGATCCATGTGGTGTTGTATCAGTTCGTGACCCTACTGCGGGATGGCAAGCAGGTTAAGATGTCCACCCGCAAGGCCACCTTTGTGACGGTGGATGAACTGGTGGATGAAGTAGGCGTTGATGCCCTCCGTTTCTTTTTCCTGATGCGGAAATATGATTCCCAGCTGGAATTTGACCTGGAAGTCGCCAAGGCCCAGAGCCAGGAAAACCCGGTCTACTATGTTCAGTACGCCCATGCACGGCTTTGTTCCATTGAGCGGATGGCAGAGGAAAAAGGAGTGAGCATGCCGGTGTTTGCGGAAACCGATCTCTCCTTGCTTAAGGAAGAGGAGGAATATCAGCTGCTCAAGACGCTGGCCACTTATCCGGCCCTTGTTGCGGATGCAGCGACTGATTTGGCACCCCATCGGATAATCTTCTTCCTCATGGAGCTGGCTGGCAATTTCCACTCCTTTTACAATAAACACAAGGTGGTAACAGAGGATCAGCAGCTCACTGCTGCGCGTCTCTGTCTCTGTCAGGGCATTAAGACTGTGCTGGCAAACGGGCTGGATCTGGTAGGTCTGGCTGCTCCTGACAAGATGTAG
- a CDS encoding acyltransferase — translation MKKTHNAITGKGSPLSKYQDVMVGTRSLSAFLYYEWCQFLAPIPGALGMVLRKIFWPALFGSCGKGCMFAAGITLRQPGRIHLGDAVVLSEGCILDGRHGTEPVSIRFGNNVMLSNDVMISCKNGTISIGDNCGINARTIVQSTNNCPVHIGPDCIIGQQCFLVGGGSYNIDRLDIPMREQGIRADGGIHLEEDVWLGGNVTVLGGVTMGKGSVAGAGAILTRSVDAYTISVGAPARVVKNRKDTTA, via the coding sequence ATGAAGAAAACACATAATGCCATAACAGGGAAAGGATCGCCCTTATCCAAATACCAGGATGTTATGGTTGGTACCCGCTCGCTTTCCGCCTTTCTTTATTATGAATGGTGTCAGTTTCTGGCTCCTATCCCAGGGGCACTCGGGATGGTGTTGCGTAAAATTTTCTGGCCTGCTCTGTTTGGCAGTTGCGGTAAAGGCTGCATGTTTGCCGCCGGTATTACGCTCCGACAGCCCGGTCGTATCCATCTCGGTGATGCGGTGGTCCTCAGTGAGGGCTGCATTCTTGATGGTCGGCATGGAACGGAACCAGTGTCCATCCGGTTTGGCAATAATGTTATGCTCTCCAATGACGTCATGATCTCCTGCAAGAACGGAACCATAAGTATCGGAGACAACTGCGGGATAAATGCCAGAACCATAGTTCAGTCAACCAATAATTGCCCCGTGCATATCGGCCCGGATTGTATTATCGGCCAGCAATGTTTTCTTGTCGGAGGGGGGAGTTATAATATTGATCGCCTGGATATCCCAATGCGGGAGCAGGGGATACGTGCCGACGGCGGTATTCATCTTGAGGAAGATGTTTGGCTTGGTGGCAATGTAACGGTGCTTGGTGGGGTAACGATGGGCAAGGGAAGTGTGGCTGGAGCTGGTGCGATTTTAACCCGCTCTGTTGATGCGTATACGATTTCCGTGGGTGCTCCTGCTCGGGTTGTTAAAAATCGCAAGGATACTACGGCATGA